The Deltaproteobacteria bacterium genome contains the following window.
GGCCATCACCCCGGAAGACGACGTCTATTCCAGGGCCGCAAACAGGGAGATGGGCTGGTGAAGGCCAGGTTTGCCCCGCTCCGGTGGTTGATATACCGGGTCAAAAGGATGCTCCGCCTGAAAGGTGATCCCTTTTCCTTGGCTCGGGGTGCGGGGATCGGGGTTTTCGTGGGGCTCACCCCGACCATCCCCTTTCACACGGCCCTGACATGCCTTTTTTGTCTTCTCGTCCGGGGAAATGTCCTGGTGGGACTTGCCTGCAACGCCATCGTGAGCAACCCCCTGACCATCCCTCTCCAATACGCAGCGGCCTGGATGGTCGGCTCTCTCATCTTTCCGGATGTGTCATCCTGGGAGCAGGTCTCGGGCATGCTTATAGGGCTTTCCCATGTCTCCCTGATGGATATGTCCGTGCTCCTGGACTATGGTCTCCGGATTCTCGGCCCCCTTTTGGTAGGAGGGGTTCTAATCGCCTTTCTTCCCGCGATCCTTTCCTATTTTATCGCCCTCCGGCTCTATATCGCCCTCCACCGAAGGCGATACCAAAGGCTTTACTCGTCCGTTTCTTCACAGACAATCCAGACAAAGGGAACTGATGCGTAGGCTAAGGGACGGATCAGAGACACGCCCTTTGGCCAGAAAGTCCCTCGGGCAGAACTTTCTCGTGCGCCGCGAGACCATCGAGGCCATTGTCCGGATAGCAGACATCCGTCCCGGCGAGACGGTCATAGAGCTTGGACCA
Protein-coding sequences here:
- a CDS encoding DUF2062 domain-containing protein is translated as MKARFAPLRWLIYRVKRMLRLKGDPFSLARGAGIGVFVGLTPTIPFHTALTCLFCLLVRGNVLVGLACNAIVSNPLTIPLQYAAAWMVGSLIFPDVSSWEQVSGMLIGLSHVSLMDMSVLLDYGLRILGPLLVGGVLIAFLPAILSYFIALRLYIALHRRRYQRLYSSVSSQTIQTKGTDA